One genomic region from Spirulina subsalsa PCC 9445 encodes:
- the ribD gene encoding bifunctional diaminohydroxyphosphoribosylaminopyrimidine deaminase/5-amino-6-(5-phosphoribosylamino)uracil reductase RibD, translating into MRRCLQLARKALGKTAPNPLVGCVITQGGKIVGQGFHPKAGEPHAEVFALRAAGEQARGATLYVNLEPCNHQGRTPPCTQAILQAGIRKVVVGMIDPDPRVSGTGVETLQQAGLEVIVGVEEAACQKLNEAFIHRILYQRPLGILKYAMTLDGKIATTTGHSAWVTGEKARHLVHQQRAIADAVIVGGNTVRQDNPHLTSHGVSDRNPLRVIISPSFNLPPIAHLWDTETAPTLIFTQEGANLPLQAQLSQQGVEIEALPQLTLDAVIESLYHRGLSQIFWECGGVLAAQAIQAKAVQKVMAFIAPKIIGGTTAPSPVGDLGFTQMTEALPLKELVITSLDGDLLVEGYLDFP; encoded by the coding sequence ATGCGGCGCTGTTTGCAACTGGCGCGGAAAGCCCTCGGGAAAACCGCCCCCAACCCCCTCGTTGGCTGTGTGATCACCCAAGGAGGGAAAATCGTCGGGCAAGGATTTCATCCCAAAGCCGGAGAACCCCACGCTGAAGTGTTTGCCCTCCGTGCCGCCGGAGAACAAGCCCGAGGCGCTACCCTCTACGTCAACCTAGAACCCTGTAACCACCAAGGCCGCACCCCCCCCTGTACCCAAGCCATCCTACAAGCGGGAATCCGTAAAGTCGTGGTCGGGATGATTGACCCAGACCCTCGCGTTTCTGGAACCGGGGTAGAAACCCTCCAACAAGCCGGCCTAGAGGTCATCGTTGGAGTAGAAGAAGCCGCCTGTCAGAAACTCAATGAGGCCTTTATTCACCGCATCCTCTATCAGCGCCCCTTGGGGATTCTCAAGTATGCCATGACCCTAGACGGGAAAATTGCCACCACCACCGGACATAGTGCTTGGGTAACAGGAGAAAAAGCCCGTCATCTTGTCCACCAACAGCGCGCCATTGCCGACGCGGTAATTGTCGGGGGAAACACCGTCCGCCAAGATAACCCCCACCTCACCAGTCACGGCGTTTCAGACCGAAACCCCCTACGAGTCATTATCAGTCCCAGTTTTAATCTGCCCCCCATTGCTCACCTCTGGGACACAGAAACCGCCCCCACCCTGATCTTTACCCAAGAAGGTGCTAATCTTCCCTTACAGGCTCAATTAAGCCAACAAGGAGTAGAAATTGAAGCCTTGCCCCAACTGACCCTAGATGCCGTGATAGAGTCTCTCTATCATCGGGGATTATCCCAAATCTTTTGGGAATGTGGGGGAGTCCTAGCCGCCCAAGCTATTCAAGCCAAAGCTGTGCAGAAGGTGATGGCCTTCATTGCCCCTAAAATCATCGGTGGCACTACCGCCCCCTCTCCCGTAGGGGATTTAGGATTCACCCAAATGACGGAGGCTCTCCCCCTAAAAGAATTGGTCATCACGTCCCTTGATGGCGATTTATTAGTTGAGGGCTATCTCGATTTTCCATAA
- a CDS encoding TIGR03032 family protein, with product MSKQFKNPPFEYIYSPNFPEILESLNISLFISTYQVGKLIVVRSQNGYLSTLLRNFKHLMGLALNQHCLALGTKREIWFLPNVPGIAHKINPPEQYDGCFVPRKSHITGDIRVHELAWVGEELWFVNTRFSCLCTLEDYYNFVPRWQPPFITELVPEDRCHLNGLAVVNSKPQYVTFFQVSNVAGEWRKNRKNGGCVMDIESGDVLNQSFSMPHSPRVYNNRLWVLNSGYGELVVIDEKSGEKISVVQLPGFTRGLTFCGNYAFIGLSQIREKKTFGGLPIEQQNQPLQCAVWVVDIVTGKAVASLKFVSGCTELFDVQVLPNIPYPTVVGFQKNTLNKIFIF from the coding sequence GTGTCTAAACAGTTTAAAAATCCCCCGTTTGAGTATATTTACTCCCCTAACTTCCCCGAAATTCTGGAATCGTTAAATATTTCCTTGTTCATTTCCACCTATCAAGTGGGCAAGTTGATTGTGGTTCGTTCACAAAATGGTTATTTAAGTACCTTACTCCGCAATTTTAAACACCTCATGGGGCTAGCGCTCAATCAACATTGTCTAGCCTTGGGAACCAAACGAGAAATCTGGTTTTTGCCCAATGTTCCGGGGATTGCTCACAAAATTAATCCCCCAGAACAATATGATGGCTGTTTTGTGCCGCGTAAGTCCCACATTACCGGAGATATTCGAGTGCATGAGTTGGCATGGGTGGGGGAGGAATTATGGTTTGTTAATACTCGCTTTTCTTGCCTTTGTACCCTCGAAGATTACTATAATTTTGTCCCGCGATGGCAGCCCCCTTTTATTACGGAATTAGTCCCTGAAGATCGCTGTCATTTAAATGGCTTGGCTGTGGTGAATTCTAAGCCCCAGTATGTGACGTTTTTTCAGGTGAGTAATGTGGCGGGGGAATGGCGTAAAAACAGGAAGAATGGGGGCTGTGTGATGGATATTGAGAGCGGAGATGTGCTGAATCAAAGTTTCTCTATGCCCCATTCTCCACGGGTTTATAACAATCGTTTATGGGTTTTAAATTCAGGCTATGGGGAGTTAGTGGTTATTGACGAAAAAAGCGGGGAAAAAATCTCGGTGGTTCAGTTACCGGGTTTTACAAGAGGATTGACTTTTTGCGGAAATTATGCTTTTATTGGGCTGTCTCAAATTCGCGAAAAAAAGACGTTTGGGGGTTTACCGATTGAGCAGCAGAATCAACCGTTACAATGTGCGGTTTGGGTGGTGGATATTGTAACGGGGAAGGCGGTAGCTTCTTTAAAGTTTGTGTCGGGCTGTACGGAGTTATTTGATGTGCAGGTTTTGCCGAATATTCCCTATCCGACGGTGGTCGGTTTTCAGAAGAATACGTTAAATAAGATTTTTATTTTTTGA
- the argB gene encoding acetylglutamate kinase produces the protein MSSENLLNQDPANTRVRVLSEALPYIQQFAGRTIVIKYGGAAMKDSSLKDQVMRDIVFLSCVGARPIVVHGGGPEINSWLGKLKIEPQFKDGLRVTDADTMEVVEMVLVGRVNKEIVALINQAGGAAVGLCGKDGNLITARPVDNSADVGFVGEVSSVDTRVIETLLKGGYVPVISSVAVDQNGQAYNINADTVAGEIAAALGAEKLILLTDTAGILRDYKDPSTLIAKLDIQQARELINDGIVAGGMIPKVNCCVRSLAQGVHAAHILDGRVPHALLLEVFTNQGIGSMIVASEFSKS, from the coding sequence ATGAGTAGTGAGAACCTGTTGAATCAAGATCCCGCCAATACTCGCGTCCGTGTCTTGAGTGAAGCCCTCCCCTACATTCAACAATTTGCCGGACGGACGATTGTGATTAAGTATGGGGGGGCGGCCATGAAGGATTCTAGCTTGAAAGATCAGGTCATGCGGGATATTGTGTTTCTCTCTTGTGTCGGCGCTCGCCCCATTGTCGTTCACGGAGGGGGTCCAGAAATCAACAGTTGGCTGGGAAAATTGAAGATTGAACCCCAATTTAAAGATGGTTTGCGCGTCACCGATGCCGACACGATGGAAGTAGTGGAAATGGTTTTAGTCGGTCGAGTGAACAAGGAAATTGTCGCCCTGATTAATCAAGCGGGGGGGGCGGCCGTAGGTTTATGTGGGAAAGATGGTAACTTGATCACCGCCCGTCCGGTGGATAATAGCGCGGATGTTGGTTTTGTCGGTGAGGTGAGTAGTGTTGATACCCGCGTCATTGAAACCCTGCTCAAGGGGGGCTATGTTCCGGTGATTTCCAGCGTTGCGGTAGACCAAAACGGACAAGCTTATAATATTAATGCCGATACAGTCGCGGGGGAAATTGCGGCCGCTTTGGGGGCTGAAAAATTGATTCTGCTGACGGATACGGCGGGCATTTTACGGGATTATAAGGATCCGTCTACCTTAATCGCTAAGTTAGATATCCAACAAGCCCGAGAATTGATTAATGACGGGATTGTGGCTGGGGGGATGATCCCGAAAGTGAATTGTTGTGTGCGATCGCTTGCCCAAGGTGTTCATGCCGCCCACATCCTCGACGGCCGAGTTCCCCACGCCCTCCTATTAGAAGTCTTTACCAATCAAGGCATCGGTTCCATGATTGTTGCTTCAGAATTCTCGAAATCCTAG
- a CDS encoding GAF domain-containing protein, with amino-acid sequence MNPNPSPSASKTGQSTLGTAAASSLGKAQNYKKLLALVLEWTDKEPFLTQILFKLMMEEKTTPKTGQEEVWMENLVRSRVLHNWEQNPRLKPLWSIRDRLLKSKDKKRSLQLLKFYKQVFQEEGVFANTGSEQKELRLLGLIAKQQGKLKVHNKIYELIFSEEWVDQAIETLENDLEPSEEDYLRIFTQLERKLFGSQVDIIRQIEQGNDDQEVTQPLYEVLRDVTTNVGELVGSDRTSIFLLNEEKTELWSLVAEDESGHFLDIHVRMGEGITGLVAKNKQVIHIPDHVYEDPRSQLVKEFDKKYNYHTQNILAFPILNDEQEVIAVVQLLNKLKKRQQDIEGFTHLDLERLAKCVLPIRRILETCQSCYESIKKAQATAALRQATRSLDQVNLDTQMILERVMNAAKKLLNADRSTLWLVDEEKGDLWTEIPGDGKIRCPIGTGFVGQVAQSRQAMIIPYDLYDDPNAENAKKTDEHTHYRTCSLLCMPVLSPSGKLLGVTQLVNKRKAGATGEYDKSLFPAVPPFFKASFDKNDRHSMQIFNERVGAILQFAKTHEKLKESAKLEPQAAVLQTLNLFSNVLDNGSEQGYETVYTLIKQLSHSLKRQLKAEFCHIFMLSVDQQDLWLFYREAQTELVKTIILTTQQGIAVKVLTAKEAKKSNKAGQIRDQLVRVGLSSKQVGDLKSVLLFPLVDGSGNAVALIRLLNKIDYPDGFTAEDVDFLKQKSRDVLPILQGFQSFSSSL; translated from the coding sequence ATGAACCCAAATCCATCCCCATCTGCATCTAAGACTGGTCAATCTACTCTCGGGACTGCGGCCGCTTCTTCTCTCGGCAAAGCCCAAAACTATAAAAAACTTTTGGCTTTGGTGTTGGAGTGGACGGATAAGGAACCGTTTCTGACCCAGATCCTGTTTAAGCTGATGATGGAGGAGAAGACCACACCAAAAACGGGACAGGAGGAGGTGTGGATGGAAAATTTAGTGCGATCGCGAGTCCTCCACAACTGGGAACAAAACCCCCGTCTCAAACCCCTCTGGTCGATTCGCGATCGCCTACTCAAAAGCAAGGACAAAAAGCGCAGTCTCCAACTCCTGAAATTTTATAAGCAAGTCTTTCAAGAAGAGGGAGTTTTCGCCAATACTGGGTCAGAACAAAAAGAACTCCGCCTCTTGGGTTTAATCGCCAAGCAACAAGGGAAACTGAAAGTTCATAATAAAATCTATGAACTTATTTTCAGTGAAGAATGGGTCGATCAAGCCATTGAAACGCTGGAAAATGACCTAGAACCCAGCGAAGAAGATTATTTGCGCATCTTCACACAACTGGAGCGCAAACTATTCGGTTCTCAAGTCGATATTATCCGCCAAATTGAACAGGGCAATGATGATCAAGAAGTCACCCAACCCCTCTATGAAGTCCTGCGAGATGTGACGACCAATGTAGGAGAATTAGTCGGGTCTGACCGTACCAGCATCTTTTTACTGAATGAAGAAAAAACCGAATTGTGGTCTTTAGTAGCTGAAGATGAAAGCGGGCATTTTTTAGATATTCATGTGCGGATGGGGGAAGGAATTACCGGATTAGTGGCTAAAAATAAACAGGTGATCCACATTCCTGATCATGTCTATGAAGATCCACGCTCCCAATTAGTGAAAGAATTTGATAAAAAATATAATTACCATACCCAAAATATCCTAGCTTTTCCCATTTTAAATGATGAGCAAGAAGTCATCGCTGTTGTTCAACTGCTAAATAAACTCAAAAAACGACAACAAGATATTGAAGGCTTTACTCATCTAGATTTAGAACGTCTTGCTAAATGTGTTCTACCCATTCGTCGCATTTTAGAAACCTGTCAATCTTGTTATGAGTCCATTAAGAAAGCCCAAGCTACGGCGGCTTTAAGACAAGCGACACGCTCGTTAGATCAGGTTAATTTAGACACCCAAATGATTTTAGAACGGGTGATGAATGCGGCGAAAAAACTGCTCAATGCCGATCGCAGTACCCTGTGGTTAGTCGATGAAGAAAAGGGGGATTTATGGACAGAAATTCCCGGAGATGGCAAGATTAGATGTCCCATCGGCACGGGATTTGTGGGACAAGTGGCACAAAGTCGCCAAGCGATGATTATTCCCTATGATTTATATGATGACCCTAATGCAGAAAATGCTAAGAAAACGGATGAACATACCCACTATCGGACTTGTAGTTTGCTTTGTATGCCAGTGTTAAGTCCCAGTGGCAAGTTATTAGGGGTGACGCAATTAGTGAACAAACGGAAAGCCGGGGCAACGGGAGAATATGATAAGTCTCTCTTTCCGGCTGTTCCTCCTTTTTTTAAGGCCAGTTTTGATAAAAATGACCGCCATTCTATGCAGATTTTTAACGAACGGGTGGGGGCAATTCTTCAGTTTGCTAAAACCCATGAGAAGTTAAAAGAATCGGCGAAGCTTGAACCGCAAGCGGCAGTTTTACAAACCTTGAATTTGTTTTCCAATGTTTTAGATAATGGCTCAGAACAAGGGTATGAGACGGTTTACACGCTTATTAAGCAGTTATCCCATTCTCTAAAACGTCAACTTAAAGCAGAATTTTGCCACATTTTTATGTTGAGTGTGGATCAACAGGATCTCTGGTTGTTTTATAGAGAAGCACAAACGGAGTTAGTCAAAACGATCATTTTAACGACTCAACAAGGAATTGCTGTTAAGGTATTAACGGCTAAGGAAGCAAAGAAAAGTAATAAAGCGGGACAAATTCGCGATCAATTAGTGCGAGTGGGATTGAGTTCTAAACAGGTGGGAGACTTAAAGAGTGTTTTATTATTCCCCTTGGTGGATGGTTCGGGAAATGCTGTGGCCTTAATTCGTTTGTTAAATAAAATAGATTATCCTGATGGGTTTACGGCGGAAGATGTTGATTTTCTGAAACAAAAATCGCGGGATGTTTTACCGATTCTGCAAGGGTTTCAGTCTTTTTCTTCCAGTTTGTAA
- a CDS encoding 2Fe-2S iron-sulfur cluster-binding protein, whose product MTQFHTVVIRDRQQNKEYLLRVPEDEYILQSAEEQNITLPFSCRNGACTTCAVRICSGEIHQPEAMGLSPELRDRGYALLCVSYARSDLEVETQDEDEVYELQFGRYFGKKNKVRFGLPLDDD is encoded by the coding sequence ATGACCCAGTTTCATACCGTAGTAATCCGCGATCGCCAACAAAACAAAGAATATCTTCTGCGCGTCCCGGAGGATGAGTACATCCTCCAAAGCGCCGAAGAGCAAAACATCACCCTCCCCTTCTCCTGTCGGAATGGGGCTTGTACGACCTGCGCCGTGAGAATCTGTTCCGGGGAAATCCATCAACCCGAAGCGATGGGACTTTCTCCAGAATTGCGCGATCGCGGTTATGCCCTCCTCTGCGTCAGTTATGCCCGCTCCGACCTCGAAGTAGAAACCCAAGATGAAGATGAAGTCTATGAACTCCAATTCGGGCGCTACTTCGGCAAAAAAAATAAAGTCCGCTTTGGGCTGCCCCTCGACGACGACTAA
- a CDS encoding thermonuclease family protein translates to MFRLPPLPRWCILLLSLSLLPLLLSCQAPPPSQRIPAQVQRVVSGQTLEVLLTGTNSPQQIRVRLIGLSTPDLSQEPWGSQAQTTLATWLQDSPTIDLEWDRQPQDPFQRYLAYVWKGGILINEQLLSQGYALLDTHAPNTKYQERLEQAQRYARLMGNGIWNPQNPLRITPQEARQQNQIPHRDR, encoded by the coding sequence ATGTTTCGTCTCCCCCCCCTCCCCCGTTGGTGTATTCTCCTCCTGAGTCTCAGCCTCCTCCCCCTGTTGCTCAGTTGCCAAGCCCCACCCCCCAGCCAACGCATCCCCGCCCAAGTCCAGCGCGTCGTCAGTGGGCAAACCCTCGAAGTCCTCCTCACAGGAACCAACAGCCCCCAACAAATCCGCGTCCGCTTGATCGGCCTAAGTACCCCCGACCTCAGCCAGGAGCCTTGGGGATCCCAAGCCCAAACCACCCTAGCCACTTGGCTCCAAGACAGCCCCACCATTGACCTTGAATGGGATCGCCAACCCCAAGACCCCTTTCAGCGTTACTTGGCCTATGTGTGGAAGGGTGGGATATTAATAAATGAACAACTCCTCAGCCAAGGATACGCCCTGCTGGATACCCATGCCCCCAACACCAAATATCAAGAACGCTTAGAACAAGCCCAACGTTACGCCCGACTCATGGGCAACGGGATCTGGAATCCTCAAAACCCCCTGCGAATCACCCCCCAAGAAGCCCGACAACAAAATCAAATCCCCCATCGGGATCGGTAA
- a CDS encoding inositol monophosphatase family protein: MNPSPRELKHLLTIASEAALSAGVILQDHWGNIQIIEEKGRAGDLVTEVDKKSEATILAILNEQVPDHGILAEESGILGNANSPYLWAIDPLDGTTNYAHSYPLSSVSVGLLFNGVPILGAIYDPYSQLLYRAAKGLGATCNHRPIKVSSTPNLNRSLLVTGFAYDRRETTDQNYAEFCYLTHITQGVRRGGSASLDLAHLASGRLDGYWERGLKPWDLAAGVVLVEEAGGTVTAYDQSPLDINSGRILATNGHLHQALSQALLNTPPISTWANLEQMQQITSL; encoded by the coding sequence ATGAATCCCTCCCCTAGAGAACTCAAACACCTACTAACCATTGCCAGCGAAGCCGCCCTGAGTGCTGGAGTCATCCTGCAAGATCACTGGGGCAACATCCAAATCATCGAAGAAAAAGGACGGGCTGGGGATTTAGTCACAGAAGTTGATAAAAAATCCGAAGCCACCATTCTCGCCATCCTGAACGAACAAGTCCCCGATCATGGCATTCTCGCCGAAGAATCCGGTATTTTGGGCAATGCCAACAGTCCTTATCTTTGGGCCATTGACCCCCTTGATGGCACCACCAACTATGCTCATAGTTATCCCCTCTCCTCCGTGTCCGTCGGCCTATTATTTAACGGAGTCCCCATCCTCGGCGCAATCTATGATCCTTACAGTCAACTGCTCTATCGCGCCGCCAAAGGACTCGGCGCCACCTGTAATCATCGCCCGATTAAAGTCTCCTCAACCCCCAACCTCAACCGAAGTTTATTAGTCACCGGGTTTGCTTATGATCGTCGGGAAACCACCGATCAGAACTATGCCGAATTTTGTTATCTCACCCACATCACCCAAGGGGTGAGACGGGGCGGTTCCGCCTCCCTCGATTTAGCCCATCTGGCATCCGGGCGACTTGATGGCTATTGGGAACGTGGCCTCAAACCTTGGGATTTAGCGGCTGGAGTGGTGCTAGTGGAAGAAGCGGGGGGAACAGTCACCGCCTATGATCAAAGCCCCTTAGACATCAATTCCGGGCGCATCTTGGCCACCAATGGACACCTTCATCAAGCCCTCAGTCAAGCCCTCTTAAATACTCCTCCCATCAGTACCTGGGCCAACCTAGAACAAATGCAACAGATTACCAGTCTGTAA
- a CDS encoding J domain-containing protein encodes MPFNIQRGLFKLDITDHYAILGLPVTIDTKVIRKRYLKIAQSLHPDTSKVANDQERQLASEILSKWVNPAYEILKGKGRNEYQLVLSQTGKRLASEGGKINVESEVAQKLLQASSNIDTAYQTVVQALAAKQYDEVGKVAEIVGQLSELNLVYLLRKQGQGVREASAAAPSPGSTSTTGGKPSPSATRSAPPPTSERKTSPVDGCVRRAQEYIAKNNYSKAILELRDGLKLDPNSSSCHGLMGWAYLKQNQVSMAKVHIAKALQSNPNDPIAQKGQKALAQLGQKITPAQSASSSGSSSSDSKATKPKSGGGGMFGGLFGGKKK; translated from the coding sequence ATGCCGTTCAATATTCAACGCGGACTCTTCAAGTTAGACATTACCGATCACTACGCCATTCTCGGGTTGCCCGTTACCATTGATACTAAGGTTATCCGTAAACGCTACCTGAAAATTGCCCAAAGTCTCCATCCTGACACCTCTAAAGTGGCTAATGATCAGGAACGTCAACTCGCCAGTGAAATTCTGTCTAAATGGGTCAATCCAGCCTACGAAATATTAAAAGGCAAAGGTCGCAATGAGTATCAATTAGTGTTATCCCAAACGGGAAAACGGTTAGCCAGTGAAGGGGGGAAAATTAACGTAGAAAGTGAAGTAGCCCAGAAACTTTTACAAGCCAGTAGTAATATTGATACAGCCTATCAAACAGTTGTCCAAGCCTTAGCCGCTAAACAATATGATGAAGTGGGCAAAGTTGCTGAGATTGTGGGGCAATTGAGCGAACTTAATTTAGTGTATCTCCTGCGCAAACAAGGCCAAGGAGTCCGGGAAGCGTCGGCTGCGGCTCCAAGTCCGGGTTCTACCTCTACGACTGGGGGGAAACCTTCTCCATCAGCCACCCGCAGCGCCCCACCCCCAACCTCCGAACGCAAAACCTCTCCGGTAGATGGTTGTGTCCGTCGCGCTCAGGAATATATTGCCAAAAACAATTACTCTAAAGCGATTTTGGAACTGCGGGACGGTTTGAAATTAGATCCCAATAGTAGTAGTTGTCATGGTTTAATGGGTTGGGCTTATTTGAAACAAAATCAAGTGAGTATGGCGAAAGTTCATATCGCCAAGGCCCTACAATCTAATCCTAATGATCCCATTGCCCAAAAAGGTCAAAAAGCATTGGCTCAACTGGGACAGAAAATTACCCCAGCCCAATCGGCATCGAGTTCCGGTTCATCCAGTAGTGATAGTAAAGCCACTAAGCCTAAATCTGGGGGCGGTGGAATGTTTGGTGGGTTGTTTGGCGGTAAGAAAAAATAA
- a CDS encoding ATP phosphoribosyltransferase regulatory subunit has product MRIHQPPAGTRDILPLEVAQKRWIADRIQAVFHQWGYQRIITSTLEWVDALTAGGAIHPSTVIQVENTTGGRLGLRPELTASIARAAATRMAGDVFPQRLYYNANVFRRTPGGNHGRQVEFFQTGVELLRAGGTRADSEILLLLVDCLGSLGLEDCSVILGEASLTRSLLNLFPPSDQDRVRACIAHLDRVGLTRLGLSPELEQLALLLFDLRGEPRAVLQKVSHLNLDEQGQQIIHNLKNLIERVEESASTHFSLILDLSLIQTIDYYTGIVFEVVYVQDQQSRVLGKGGRYDQLLGLYHPQGESAPGIGFALNLEEVYSCLLDSEQLPRSAPQIDWLVIPSNDQAEKAAFDYAQKLRQSEHLVRVELELGGRSSDEIRQYARMCNINRLAWIQVDGKPEIELLGNVEN; this is encoded by the coding sequence ATGAGGATTCATCAACCTCCGGCGGGAACCCGAGATATATTGCCCTTAGAAGTGGCTCAAAAACGTTGGATTGCCGATCGGATTCAGGCGGTTTTTCACCAGTGGGGTTATCAACGGATTATTACCTCAACTTTGGAGTGGGTGGACGCTTTGACGGCTGGGGGAGCGATTCACCCCTCAACGGTGATTCAGGTGGAAAATACGACTGGGGGACGTTTGGGGCTGCGTCCAGAGTTAACGGCTTCGATTGCCCGGGCAGCTGCCACACGGATGGCGGGGGATGTGTTTCCTCAACGATTGTATTACAACGCGAATGTGTTTCGCCGCACGCCAGGGGGGAATCACGGGCGACAGGTGGAGTTTTTCCAGACGGGGGTGGAATTACTCCGGGCGGGGGGAACTCGGGCGGATAGTGAAATTTTGCTCTTGTTGGTGGACTGTTTGGGTAGTTTGGGGCTGGAGGATTGTTCTGTGATTTTAGGGGAGGCAAGTTTAACGCGATCGCTCCTCAATCTCTTTCCTCCTTCAGATCAAGACCGGGTGCGGGCTTGCATCGCCCATTTAGACCGCGTTGGCTTAACTCGTTTAGGCTTATCTCCGGAGTTGGAACAACTGGCTTTATTATTATTTGACCTGCGGGGGGAACCTCGGGCAGTCCTGCAAAAAGTAAGCCATTTAAACCTTGATGAACAAGGTCAACAGATTATTCATAATTTAAAAAATCTGATTGAGCGAGTAGAAGAAAGTGCCAGCACGCATTTTTCCTTGATTTTAGATTTAAGCTTAATCCAAACTATTGATTACTACACAGGCATTGTTTTTGAAGTGGTTTATGTTCAAGATCAACAGTCTCGTGTTTTGGGTAAAGGGGGACGGTATGACCAACTTTTGGGGTTATACCATCCCCAAGGAGAAAGCGCTCCGGGCATCGGTTTTGCCCTGAATTTAGAGGAGGTTTATAGTTGTTTATTGGATTCTGAACAACTGCCTCGCAGCGCCCCTCAAATTGATTGGTTGGTGATTCCCAGTAATGACCAAGCGGAAAAAGCGGCTTTTGACTATGCTCAAAAATTGCGTCAATCAGAACATTTAGTGCGGGTTGAATTAGAGTTAGGAGGACGTTCCTCTGATGAGATTCGTCAATATGCCAGAATGTGTAATATTAATCGTTTAGCTTGGATTCAAGTAGACGGTAAACCGGAGATTGAACTGTTAGGAAACGTTGAGAATTAA
- a CDS encoding indolepyruvate ferredoxin oxidoreductase subunit alpha, translating to MPHTIVTEVCEGVADCVSACPVACIHPGPGKNMKGTDWYWIDFETCIDCGICLQVCPVEGAILPEERPELQKIKA from the coding sequence ATGCCTCATACCATTGTGACTGAAGTTTGCGAAGGAGTGGCTGATTGTGTCAGCGCTTGTCCCGTAGCCTGTATTCATCCGGGGCCGGGTAAAAATATGAAAGGAACCGATTGGTATTGGATTGATTTTGAGACTTGTATTGATTGTGGGATTTGTTTACAAGTCTGTCCGGTGGAGGGGGCAATTTTGCCCGAGGAGCGCCCAGAATTGCAGAAAATCAAGGCTTAG
- a CDS encoding DUF2808 domain-containing protein encodes MLFTKRSKRRFLPALAVAGCLLGALPGATVAQTNPGLTIFSGVENQRDILNYRLDFGGTRNQRDRYRLRIPANRVELGVAQIAIAYPDYFTGRFDTDRVEVAYGNNFSRSASVSEVVWDQDNRVVQIYLAEPIESQNAIEIRLSNVRNPFFGGTFYFHGRVLSPGDVPLPRYVGTWILSIE; translated from the coding sequence ATGTTATTTACCAAACGTTCTAAACGCCGATTTTTGCCCGCCCTCGCGGTAGCTGGTTGCCTCTTGGGGGCTTTGCCGGGGGCAACGGTTGCCCAAACCAACCCCGGTTTAACGATTTTTAGTGGAGTTGAAAATCAAAGGGATATTTTAAACTACCGTCTGGATTTTGGCGGAACCCGGAATCAGCGCGATCGCTACCGTTTGCGCATCCCCGCCAATCGAGTTGAGTTAGGGGTGGCTCAAATTGCGATCGCCTATCCCGACTACTTCACCGGACGCTTCGACACAGACCGCGTTGAGGTGGCCTACGGGAACAACTTTTCTCGCTCGGCTAGTGTTTCTGAGGTGGTTTGGGATCAAGATAATCGCGTCGTACAAATTTATCTGGCTGAACCCATTGAATCTCAAAACGCCATCGAAATCCGCCTCTCCAACGTGAGAAATCCCTTCTTTGGAGGAACGTTCTACTTCCACGGTCGCGTTTTAAGCCCCGGAGATGTTCCCCTCCCCCGTTATGTCGGGACTTGGATTCTCAGCATTGAATAA
- a CDS encoding MAPEG family protein: MDNLLVLPSLVTVLALILYFVVTLNVGRARFKYEVKPPAMSGDPNFERVLRVQQNTLEQLVLFLPGLWLFCLYVSPIWGAGLGILWIVGRALYAWGYYQAAEKRGPGFGISSLSGLILLIGALVGIVMALIP, translated from the coding sequence ATGGACAATCTTTTAGTTCTCCCCAGCCTTGTCACCGTTTTAGCCCTGATTCTCTACTTTGTTGTCACCCTGAACGTAGGGCGCGCCCGCTTCAAATATGAAGTCAAACCCCCCGCCATGTCAGGAGATCCAAACTTTGAACGGGTTCTGCGGGTTCAGCAAAACACCCTAGAACAACTTGTTCTCTTTCTGCCCGGTTTGTGGTTATTTTGCCTCTACGTTAGCCCCATCTGGGGCGCGGGTTTGGGCATCCTCTGGATTGTGGGGCGGGCGTTATACGCTTGGGGTTACTACCAAGCCGCCGAAAAACGCGGCCCCGGCTTCGGAATTAGTTCGCTTAGTGGCTTAATTTTATTAATTGGTGCGCTGGTGGGGATTGTTATGGCTCTGATCCCGTGA